A portion of the Bacteroides faecium genome contains these proteins:
- a CDS encoding DUF58 domain-containing protein produces the protein METSEILKKVRQIEIKTRGLSNNIFAGQYHSAFKGRGMSFSEVREYQFGDDIRDIDWNVTARFNKPYVKVFEEERELTVMLMVDVSGSLEFGTVKQLKKDMVTEIAATLAFSAIQNNDKIGVIFFSDRIEKFIPPKKGRKHILYIIRELIDFQPESRRTNIRLALEYLTNVMKRRCTAFILSDFIDQESFKNALTIANRKHDVVALQVYDRRVSDLPPVGLMRIKDAETGHEQWIDTSSKAVRRAHRDWWIQKQAELSDTFTKSNVDSVSVKTDQDYVKALLNLFAKRN, from the coding sequence ATGGAGACAAGTGAAATACTAAAAAAAGTTCGTCAGATTGAAATTAAGACACGGGGATTGTCTAACAATATCTTTGCAGGCCAGTATCATTCGGCTTTCAAGGGTAGGGGTATGTCGTTTTCTGAAGTCCGGGAATATCAGTTTGGCGATGATATACGTGACATAGACTGGAATGTGACGGCACGTTTCAATAAACCTTACGTGAAAGTGTTTGAAGAAGAACGCGAACTGACAGTCATGTTGATGGTTGATGTTTCCGGAAGTTTGGAATTTGGTACTGTTAAACAGCTAAAGAAGGACATGGTAACGGAAATTGCGGCTACTCTTGCTTTTTCTGCCATACAGAATAATGATAAGATCGGCGTGATTTTCTTTTCAGACCGGATAGAAAAGTTTATTCCACCTAAAAAGGGACGTAAACATATTCTATATATTATCCGTGAACTGATTGACTTTCAACCGGAAAGCCGTCGTACCAATATACGTCTTGCATTGGAATACTTGACTAATGTGATGAAAAGACGCTGTACGGCATTCATTTTATCAGACTTCATCGACCAAGAAAGTTTTAAAAATGCATTAACCATAGCCAATCGGAAACATGACGTAGTAGCATTACAAGTTTACGACCGAAGAGTAAGTGATCTTCCGCCTGTAGGATTAATGCGAATAAAAGACGCAGAGACTGGTCATGAGCAATGGATCGATACTTCTTCTAAAGCTGTACGTCGTGCACATCGTGACTGGTGGATACAGAAGCAAGCTGAACTGAGCGATACGTTTACTAAAAGTAATGTAGACTCTGTGTCGGTTAAAACTGACCAGGATTACGTAAAGGCATTGTTGAATTTATTTGCCAAACGAAATTAA
- a CDS encoding vWA domain-containing protein: MVFANIEYLFLLLLLIPYIVWYILKQRKSEATLQISDARVYAHTPKSYKNYLLHAPFLLRIIALVLVILVLARPQTTNKWQNSEIEGIDIMLAIDVSTSMLAEDLKPNRLEAAKDVAAEFINGRPNDNIGITLFAGETFTQCPLTVDHAVLLDMIHNIKCGLIEDGTAVGMGIANAVTRLKDSKAKSKVIILLTDGTNNKGDISPMTAAEIAKSFGIRVYTIGVGTNGMAPYPYPVGNTVQYVNMPVEIDEKTLTQIAGTTDGNYFRATSNSKLKEVYEEIDKLEKTKLNVKEYSKRDEEYHWFALAAFLCVLLEVLLRNSILKKIP; this comes from the coding sequence ATGGTTTTTGCCAATATTGAATATCTGTTTTTGCTATTATTGCTTATACCTTATATTGTATGGTATATTCTGAAGCAAAGAAAAAGTGAAGCTACCCTTCAAATTTCTGATGCCAGGGTATATGCGCATACACCCAAAAGTTATAAGAATTATTTGTTGCATGCTCCATTTCTATTACGTATCATTGCATTAGTATTGGTTATTTTGGTTCTTGCACGCCCACAAACGACTAATAAGTGGCAAAACAGCGAGATAGAAGGAATTGATATTATGCTGGCTATCGACGTTTCTACCAGTATGCTGGCTGAAGACTTGAAACCTAATAGGCTGGAAGCTGCAAAAGATGTTGCAGCGGAGTTTATTAATGGACGTCCCAATGACAATATCGGTATCACATTATTTGCCGGTGAGACCTTCACTCAATGTCCATTGACTGTAGACCATGCCGTATTGCTGGATATGATTCATAATATCAAATGTGGCCTTATCGAAGATGGTACTGCAGTGGGTATGGGAATAGCGAATGCTGTAACCCGTCTGAAAGATAGTAAAGCTAAATCGAAAGTCATCATCTTGTTGACGGATGGTACTAACAACAAAGGCGATATTTCTCCGATGACGGCTGCCGAAATAGCTAAGAGCTTTGGAATTCGTGTATACACTATCGGTGTAGGAACGAATGGAATGGCACCTTATCCCTATCCAGTCGGTAATACAGTGCAATATGTCAATATGCCGGTAGAAATCGACGAAAAGACATTGACGCAGATTGCCGGAACAACAGATGGTAACTATTTCCGGGCTACGAGCAATTCGAAACTAAAAGAAGTATATGAAGAAATTGATAAACTGGAGAAAACCAAACTGAATGTAAAAGAGTACAGCAAACGCGATGAAGAGTATCATTGGTTTGCATTAGCTGCTTTCCTCTGCGTGCTATTGGAAGTATTGCTACGTAATTCAATACTCAAGAAAATTCCATAA
- a CDS encoding VWA domain-containing protein — translation MFRFGEPTYLYLLLLLPFLAAFYLYSNYKRRKNIRRFGDPALLAQLMPDVSKYRPDVKFWILFAAIGLFSVLLARPQFGSKLETVKRKGVEVIIALDISNSMLAQDVQPSRLEKAKRLISRLVDELDNDKVGMIVFAGDAFTQLPITSDYISAKMFLESINPSLISKQGTAIGEAINLATRSFTPQEGVGRAIIVITDGENHEGGAVEAAKAAAEKGIQVNVLGVGMPDGAPIPAEGTNDYRRDREGNVIVTRLNEAMCQEIAKEGKGIYVRVDNSNSAQKAINQEVNKMAKSDVESKVYTEFNEQFQAIAWIILLLLLAEILILDRKNPLFKNIHLFSNKK, via the coding sequence ATGTTTCGATTTGGAGAACCTACATATTTATATTTATTGCTGCTATTGCCTTTCTTAGCAGCTTTCTACTTGTATTCCAATTACAAAAGAAGGAAGAATATTCGCCGTTTTGGTGATCCTGCTTTGTTGGCTCAATTAATGCCTGACGTCTCTAAATATCGTCCGGATGTAAAATTCTGGATCTTATTTGCTGCTATCGGCTTATTTTCAGTACTATTAGCACGTCCTCAATTTGGTTCTAAATTGGAAACGGTAAAGCGCAAAGGAGTGGAAGTGATTATTGCATTAGACATTTCAAACTCTATGCTTGCCCAGGATGTGCAACCGAGCCGTTTGGAAAAGGCAAAAAGATTAATATCCAGATTGGTAGATGAACTTGATAATGATAAAGTCGGCATGATTGTTTTTGCCGGTGATGCGTTCACCCAATTACCAATTACCAGCGACTATATTTCTGCTAAAATGTTCTTGGAGTCCATAAATCCTTCTTTAATATCCAAGCAAGGTACAGCTATTGGAGAAGCAATTAATTTAGCTACCCGTAGTTTCACTCCTCAAGAAGGAGTAGGGCGTGCCATCATTGTCATTACGGATGGTGAGAACCATGAAGGCGGTGCAGTGGAAGCAGCTAAAGCTGCAGCAGAAAAAGGTATACAAGTAAATGTATTGGGAGTAGGTATGCCTGATGGAGCTCCTATACCGGCTGAAGGTACAAATGATTATCGTCGTGACCGGGAAGGTAATGTAATCGTTACGCGGCTGAATGAAGCGATGTGTCAGGAGATTGCCAAAGAAGGAAAAGGTATATATGTACGGGTAGACAACTCTAATTCGGCACAGAAAGCTATTAATCAAGAGGTGAACAAAATGGCAAAATCCGATGTAGAGTCGAAAGTCTACACTGAATTCAACGAACAATTCCAAGCAATTGCCTGGATTATTCTACTATTGCTATTGGCAGAAATATTAATTTTGGATCGCAAAAATCCTTTATTTAAGAACATTCATCTGTTTTCTAATAAGAAATAG
- a CDS encoding tetratricopeptide repeat protein yields MLKSKYIIFVVLLLSAAAVSAQKEERDYIRKGNRLFNDSVFVDAEVNYRKALEVNPKSSVSMYNLGNTLSQQQKFQDAMEQYVAAGNIEKDKMKLAHIYHNMGVLFQAGKDYAKAVDAYKMSLRNNPTDDETRYNLALAQKMLKDQQQNQQNQDQNQDQNKDQQKQDQKQDQNKDKQKDQNQDEKKDQQQPPKSEKQNNQMSKENAEQLLNSVMQDEKDVQDKVKKQQKVLQGGRLEKDW; encoded by the coding sequence ATGTTAAAAAGTAAATATATTATATTCGTCGTGCTTCTGCTATCGGCTGCTGCTGTCTCAGCGCAGAAAGAAGAACGTGACTATATCCGTAAAGGAAACCGCCTGTTTAATGATAGCGTATTTGTAGATGCAGAGGTAAACTACCGGAAAGCTCTGGAAGTAAATCCTAAATCTTCAGTATCCATGTATAATTTGGGTAATACGCTTTCACAACAGCAAAAGTTCCAGGATGCTATGGAGCAATATGTAGCAGCTGGCAATATAGAAAAAGACAAAATGAAACTGGCGCATATTTACCATAACATGGGAGTACTTTTCCAGGCTGGTAAAGACTATGCAAAAGCTGTGGATGCATATAAGATGTCATTGCGCAATAATCCTACTGATGATGAAACGCGATACAACTTGGCTCTTGCCCAAAAAATGTTGAAAGATCAACAACAGAACCAGCAGAATCAAGACCAGAATCAGGATCAAAACAAAGATCAACAAAAGCAAGATCAAAAACAAGACCAAAATAAAGATAAACAGAAAGATCAGAATCAAGATGAAAAGAAAGATCAGCAACAACCGCCCAAATCTGAAAAACAAAATAATCAGATGTCAAAGGAGAATGCTGAACAATTACTGAATTCTGTGATGCAGGATGAAAAAGACGTGCAGGATAAAGTAAAGAAACAACAGAAAGTACTGCAGGGTGGTCGTTTAGAAAAAGATTGGTAA
- a CDS encoding BatD family protein — protein sequence MKKLIIILMALIAYSTQALADKVSFTASAPDAVVVGDQFRLSYTVTTQKIKDFQAPSIKGFDVLMGPSRSQQSSTQIINGNVTSTSSITFTYILMANTAGEYTIGGASIVADGNQMVSNSVKIKVLPQDQSSNGGQNSSSNNNSSIHSSSGTTVSNQDLFITATASKTNVFEQEAFVLTYKIYTRESNLQLNNAKLPDFKGFHSQEIEMTTNAKWTPEHYQGRNYYTTVYRQFVLFPQQSGKLYIDPAQFQMTVGKPIQSADPFDAFFNGGSSVMEIKKNIATPKIAINVNPLPAGKPSDFSGGVGEFTISSSINSKELKTNDAITIKLVISGTGNLKLISNPEIKFPDDFEVYDPKVDNQVRLTREGLTGNKVIEYLAIPRHAGTYKIPGVSFSYFDIRSKSYKTLKTEEYVVNIEKGAGNADQVIANFTNKEDLKVLGEDIRYIKQNEVTLQPKGSFFYGSMTYWLFYIIPALAFIIFFIIYRKQAAENANVAKVRTKKANKVATKRMKLAGKLLSENKKDAFYDEVLKALWGYISDKLNIPVSRLSKDNIEEKLRNHGVNEELIKGFLNALNDCEFARFAPGDENQAMDKVYSSSIEVISKMENSIKH from the coding sequence ATGAAAAAACTGATTATTATATTGATGGCATTGATAGCATATAGCACTCAGGCATTAGCCGATAAAGTGTCTTTTACTGCTTCTGCTCCTGATGCAGTGGTAGTAGGCGATCAATTCAGGCTATCTTACACTGTAACTACACAGAAAATTAAAGATTTTCAGGCTCCCTCAATTAAAGGATTCGATGTACTAATGGGGCCAAGCCGTTCACAGCAAAGTAGTACCCAAATTATAAATGGTAATGTTACATCTACCAGTAGTATTACATTTACATATATATTAATGGCTAATACTGCCGGTGAATACACGATTGGTGGTGCTTCAATTGTAGCCGATGGTAATCAAATGGTATCGAACTCGGTGAAAATTAAAGTACTACCGCAAGATCAAAGCAGTAATGGAGGTCAAAACAGTAGCAGTAATAACAACTCTTCCATACATTCTTCGTCCGGTACGACTGTATCTAATCAGGACTTGTTTATCACTGCAACTGCCAGCAAAACCAATGTATTCGAACAGGAAGCATTTGTTCTGACATATAAAATCTATACCAGAGAGTCGAATTTGCAGCTAAACAATGCCAAGCTCCCTGATTTTAAAGGTTTCCATTCACAGGAAATCGAAATGACAACAAATGCTAAGTGGACTCCTGAACATTATCAGGGACGTAATTACTATACAACAGTTTATCGTCAGTTTGTACTTTTTCCACAGCAATCAGGTAAACTATATATAGATCCGGCTCAATTTCAGATGACAGTAGGAAAACCTATACAATCAGCCGATCCTTTCGATGCATTTTTTAATGGTGGAAGTAGTGTGATGGAGATTAAAAAAAATATCGCTACTCCTAAGATAGCAATAAATGTCAATCCACTTCCAGCTGGTAAGCCGTCAGACTTCTCTGGTGGAGTAGGAGAGTTTACCATTTCTTCATCTATTAATAGCAAAGAGTTGAAAACCAATGATGCTATTACTATTAAACTAGTTATTTCCGGCACAGGAAACTTGAAGTTGATTTCTAATCCAGAAATAAAATTTCCGGATGACTTTGAAGTATATGATCCCAAAGTAGATAATCAGGTTAGGTTGACTCGTGAAGGACTTACTGGTAATAAAGTAATTGAGTATCTGGCGATTCCCAGACATGCCGGAACATATAAGATTCCGGGAGTATCTTTCAGTTACTTTGATATTCGTTCCAAATCATACAAAACTCTAAAAACGGAAGAGTATGTAGTGAATATTGAGAAGGGTGCAGGAAATGCAGATCAAGTGATTGCAAATTTCACTAATAAGGAGGACTTGAAAGTATTAGGAGAAGATATACGTTATATCAAACAAAACGAGGTAACTCTTCAGCCTAAAGGTAGTTTCTTCTACGGTTCAATGACCTATTGGTTATTCTATATTATTCCAGCTCTTGCCTTTATCATCTTCTTTATTATCTATCGCAAGCAAGCAGCAGAGAATGCCAATGTTGCTAAGGTGCGGACAAAGAAAGCTAATAAAGTCGCTACAAAACGTATGAAATTAGCAGGTAAGCTACTTTCTGAAAATAAGAAGGATGCTTTTTATGATGAGGTTCTGAAAGCATTATGGGGATATATTAGTGATAAGTTAAATATTCCGGTATCTCGTTTATCTAAAGATAATATCGAAGAAAAACTAAGAAATCATGGAGTGAATGAAGAACTAATTAAAGGATTCCTGAATGCACTGAATGACTGTGAATTTGCCCGTTTCGCTCCAGGAGATGAAAATCAAGCTATGGATAAAGTTTATTCATCTTCGATAGAAGTAATAAGCAAAATGGAGAATTCAATAAAACATTAA
- a CDS encoding tetratricopeptide repeat protein, which translates to MKKILFFILILMSVTCFGQDSQNIDSIQVNDSIHAGSTIFSNDTPGDITKTEGDSAYIKEDYATAIQVYETLLKNGEAADVYYNLGNSYYKIGEIAKAVLNYERALLLQPGNNDIRANLEVARAKTIDKVEPVPEVFFVSWTKSLINSMSVDAWAMWGIISFILFIVALYFFIFSKLIMWKKAGFISGVIFLIITICTNLFASEQKEHLVNRNEAIVMNPSVTVRSTPSESGTSLFILHEGRKVSIKDNSMKEWKEIRLEDGKVGWVPTSAIEVI; encoded by the coding sequence ATGAAAAAAATATTATTTTTTATATTAATATTAATGTCGGTGACTTGTTTTGGACAGGATTCACAAAACATTGATTCTATACAAGTTAACGATTCTATCCATGCGGGTTCTACTATATTCTCTAATGATACACCCGGAGATATTACAAAAACTGAAGGGGACTCTGCATACATAAAGGAAGATTATGCCACAGCCATTCAAGTATACGAAACGCTGTTAAAGAATGGAGAAGCTGCTGACGTTTATTATAACCTAGGGAATAGTTATTATAAAATAGGAGAAATAGCAAAAGCAGTCCTCAACTATGAACGTGCTTTACTATTGCAACCCGGTAATAATGACATTCGTGCTAATCTTGAAGTAGCACGTGCCAAAACAATAGATAAAGTAGAACCAGTTCCCGAAGTATTCTTTGTTTCATGGACTAAATCTTTGATAAATAGTATGAGTGTAGATGCATGGGCAATGTGGGGAATCATCTCTTTTATTTTATTCATTGTTGCACTCTACTTTTTCATATTCTCTAAACTGATTATGTGGAAGAAAGCCGGTTTCATATCAGGAGTCATCTTTTTGATTATTACTATATGTACCAATCTCTTTGCTTCAGAGCAAAAAGAACATTTAGTAAACCGGAATGAAGCGATTGTTATGAATCCAAGTGTCACGGTTCGAAGTACTCCCAGTGAGAGTGGTACTAGCTTATTTATTCTCCATGAAGGAAGAAAGGTAAGCATCAAGGACAATTCGATGAAAGAATGGAAAGAAATCCGCTTGGAAGACGGAAAAGTAGGCTGGGTGCCGACCTCCGCTATTGAGGTGATATAG